One window of the Agrobacterium larrymoorei genome contains the following:
- a CDS encoding GIY-YIG nuclease family protein, with amino-acid sequence MVGFVYMMSDKPRGVIYTGVTSDLAGRVWEHRNAVRKGYTEKYQAKNLVWFETHPNIVLAIQREKSLKRYLREWKMRLIEELNPTWLDLYERIDEIENAYMPHKNTLASRDYN; translated from the coding sequence ATGGTTGGCTTCGTCTACATGATGTCCGACAAGCCGCGCGGGGTGATTTACACAGGTGTCACGAGCGATTTGGCTGGGCGTGTGTGGGAACATCGAAACGCGGTTCGGAAGGGCTATACGGAGAAGTATCAGGCTAAGAATCTCGTTTGGTTTGAGACCCATCCGAACATCGTTCTGGCCATCCAGCGCGAGAAATCGTTGAAGCGCTATCTTCGGGAATGGAAGATGAGATTGATAGAAGAGTTGAACCCAACTTGGCTCGATCTCTACGAGCGTATTGACGAAATCGAGAATGCTTATATGCCGCACAAAAATACGCTAGCGTCGCGTGACTACAATTGA
- the sufB gene encoding Fe-S cluster assembly protein SufB translates to MAAVQETIDQVRQIDVDQYKYGFETEIEVDKAPKGLSEEVIRFISAKKQEPEWLLQWRLDAYQRWLTMEEPTWARVNYPKIDFNDLYYYAAPKSTPGPKSLEDVDPELLKVYEKLGIPLKEQEILAGVENRRVAVDAVFDSVSVVTTFKEELKKAGVIFMSISEAVREHPELVKKYLGSVVPTTDNFYATLNSAVFTDGSFVFIPKGVRCPMELSTYFRINEKNTGQFERTLIIAEEGAYVSYLEGCTAPQRDENQLHAAVVELVALDDAEIKYSTVQNWYPGDKEGKGGIYNFVTKRGDCRGHRSKISWTQVETGSAITWKYPSCILRGDDSRGEFYSIAVSNGYQQVDSGTKMIHLGKNTSSRIIAKGIAAGFSENVYRGQVSAHRKATNARNFTQCDSLLIGDKCGAHTVPYIEAKNASAHFEHEATTSKISEDQLFYCLQRGIPEEAAIALIVNGFVREVIQELPMEFAVEAQKLIGISLEGSVG, encoded by the coding sequence GAAACAGAGATCGAAGTCGACAAGGCGCCGAAAGGCCTGTCGGAGGAAGTGATCCGTTTCATTTCCGCCAAGAAGCAGGAGCCTGAATGGCTGCTTCAATGGCGCCTTGACGCCTATCAGCGTTGGCTGACGATGGAAGAGCCCACTTGGGCACGCGTCAATTATCCCAAGATCGACTTTAACGACCTTTATTACTATGCCGCGCCTAAGAGCACGCCCGGCCCCAAGTCGCTTGAAGACGTCGATCCTGAGTTGCTGAAGGTCTATGAAAAGCTCGGTATTCCGCTGAAGGAACAGGAAATCCTGGCCGGCGTCGAGAACCGACGCGTGGCTGTTGATGCGGTGTTCGACTCGGTTTCCGTCGTCACCACCTTCAAGGAAGAGCTGAAGAAGGCGGGCGTGATCTTCATGTCCATCTCGGAAGCCGTGCGTGAGCATCCGGAACTGGTGAAGAAGTATCTCGGTTCCGTCGTGCCGACGACCGACAACTTCTATGCAACGCTGAACTCCGCAGTCTTCACCGACGGTTCCTTCGTGTTCATTCCAAAGGGTGTGCGTTGCCCGATGGAGCTTTCCACCTATTTCCGCATCAATGAGAAGAACACGGGCCAGTTCGAGCGCACGCTGATCATTGCGGAAGAAGGCGCCTATGTTTCGTATCTCGAAGGCTGCACTGCACCTCAACGGGATGAAAATCAGCTTCATGCCGCCGTTGTCGAACTCGTTGCGCTCGATGACGCCGAGATCAAATACTCCACCGTCCAGAACTGGTATCCGGGCGACAAGGAAGGCAAGGGCGGCATCTACAACTTCGTGACCAAGCGCGGCGATTGCCGCGGTCATCGCTCGAAGATCTCCTGGACGCAGGTCGAAACCGGTTCTGCTATCACGTGGAAGTACCCATCCTGCATTCTGCGTGGCGACGACAGCCGTGGCGAGTTCTACTCGATCGCTGTCTCCAACGGTTACCAGCAGGTCGATTCCGGCACCAAGATGATCCATCTCGGCAAGAACACGTCGAGCCGCATCATCGCTAAGGGTATCGCGGCAGGCTTCTCGGAAAACGTCTATCGCGGCCAGGTCTCGGCCCATCGCAAGGCGACCAATGCGCGCAACTTCACGCAGTGCGACAGCCTTCTGATTGGCGACAAGTGCGGGGCACATACCGTGCCTTACATCGAGGCGAAAAATGCCTCTGCGCATTTCGAACACGAAGCAACGACGTCCAAGATTTCCGAGGATCAGCTGTTCTACTGCTTGCAGCGCGGCATTCCGGAAGAAGCCGCGATCGCTCTGATCGTCAACGGCTTCGTCAGGGAAGTCATTCAGGAACTGCCGATGGAATTTGCTGTCGAAGCGCAGAAGCTGATCGGCATCTCGCTGGAAGGTTCTGTGGGTTGA
- the sufC gene encoding Fe-S cluster assembly ATPase SufC, translated as MLEIIDLHAKIADTETEIIKGLNLKVAAGEVAAIMGPNGSGKSTLSYILSGREDYEVTSGDILYNGESILELDAAERAAKGVFLAFQYPVEIPGVATMQFLKVAMNEQRKARGEAELTTPDFIKKVKEAAGDLKIDMEMLKRPLNVGFSGGEKKRAEILQMALLEPKLCVLDETDSGLDIDALKIVADGVNALKSPDRATVVITHYQRLLDYIVPDSVHVLYKGKIIRSGDKSLALELENNGYADIIGEAA; from the coding sequence ATGCTTGAAATCATCGACCTGCACGCAAAGATCGCCGATACCGAAACCGAGATCATCAAGGGTCTGAACCTGAAGGTTGCCGCCGGCGAAGTCGCGGCCATCATGGGGCCAAACGGCTCCGGCAAGTCCACGCTGTCCTATATTCTTTCGGGCCGCGAAGACTACGAAGTGACCTCCGGCGACATTCTCTACAATGGTGAGAGCATTCTGGAGCTTGACGCTGCCGAACGCGCCGCCAAGGGTGTCTTTCTTGCCTTCCAGTACCCGGTCGAAATTCCAGGCGTTGCGACCATGCAGTTCCTGAAGGTTGCGATGAATGAGCAGCGTAAAGCACGCGGCGAGGCTGAACTCACCACCCCCGACTTTATCAAGAAGGTGAAGGAAGCGGCTGGCGATCTGAAGATCGACATGGAGATGCTGAAGCGTCCGCTCAATGTCGGTTTCTCCGGCGGTGAGAAGAAGCGTGCGGAAATCTTGCAGATGGCGCTGCTCGAGCCGAAGCTTTGTGTTCTGGACGAAACGGACTCAGGCCTCGACATCGACGCGCTGAAGATCGTTGCCGATGGCGTCAACGCGCTGAAGTCTCCGGACCGCGCGACCGTCGTCATCACCCATTATCAGCGCCTGCTCGATTACATCGTGCCGGACAGCGTCCATGTCCTTTACAAGGGCAAGATCATCCGTTCGGGCGACAAGTCACTGGCGCTGGAACTGGAAAACAATGGTTACGCCGACATCATCGGTGAAGCGGCCTAA